In Spirosoma sp. KUDC1026, the sequence ATGGGGCGTAACCACGCTGCGTAACCCAACCGGCGAACCGTCGTTCTGAACGAATAGAGCATCGCTGTAATAGACACCGGCTCCTGTCTGCTGAATGCGTTCCAGTAAACCTTGTAACGTTTCTTCGTCATATAGTTCATCCCCGGCGTTCATGAACCAGACGTAATCACCCGTCGCCAGATGGAGCCCTTTGTTCATGGCGTCATAAAGTCCGCTGTCCGGCTCCGAGATCCAGCGCGAAATGTGTTTCTCATATCGCTGGACAATATCCAGCGTCCCATCCGTTGAGCCACCATCAATGATGATGTACTCGTAATCCGTAGCGGTTTGCCGCAGTACGCTCTCAACCGTGCGCTCCAGAAAACGCCCGGCGTTGTAGGTGATGGTGATGATAGAAACGGTGGGCATGAAGGTCAAAGAGCGAAAGAATGAATGAGTGAAAGAGCGGTTTTCCGGATGGCTTCACTCATTCACTCTTTCGCTCATTAATTTCTGATACAACATGATATGCTTCCCCGCGACGACTGCTTCCGAAAAGCGGGCTTCCGCGGATTGACGGGCGTTCTGACGGATGACGGTCGAGTTGGCGTGAGTTAGCACGAAAGCCAGGCCATCGGCCAGCTCCTGCGCGGAGCCGACGGCTGCCAGATAACCATTCTGTTCGTGGTCGATCATTTCGGGAATACCGCCCGTCTGGAAAGCAACGACCGGTGTGCCACAAGCCAGTGACTCAATAACCGTGTTCGGTAGATTATCCTCCAGTGACGGGACAACCATCACGTCGGCGGCATTATAGGCAGCCACAATATCATCGGCGCTCGTCAGAATTCCCAGGTGCCGTATGGGGTAGGGTAGTTCATTGAACAGGTACGAGCGTCCTTTGCCGAAGACGAGAATTTCGGGCGCTAGTTCCGGGTGTTGCCGGTGGAGTAACGTGAGCGCTTCGGCGAAATAGGCAAAGCCTTTGCGAAGG encodes:
- a CDS encoding glycosyltransferase family 2 protein — its product is MPTVSIITITYNAGRFLERTVESVLRQTATDYEYIIIDGGSTDGTLDIVQRYEKHISRWISEPDSGLYDAMNKGLHLATGDYVWFMNAGDELYDEETLQGLLERIQQTGAGVYYSDALFVQNDGSPVGLRSVVTPHMLPHSLKWTDMALGMKVCHQAFVAKRSIAPDYDIHNLSADLDWEIRCLKKAGLVEFLPFVLCKYLVGGLSVQQHRRSLTDRFKVLVTHFGWLPTVFNHGRISWRAWRFKRQLPVRQLPHKADSR